The Caulobacter sp. FWC26 genome contains a region encoding:
- the leuC gene encoding 3-isopropylmalate dehydratase large subunit, translated as MSGKTLYDKIWDAHVVSEAGGEAILYIDLHLIHEVTTPQAFAGLRAAGRKVRRPDRTLAVADHNIPTEGQSLGVDAVADEEARLQLKTLARNVADNGIEFFPMGDIRNGIVHVVGPEQGRTQPGMTIVCGDSHTSTHGAFGALAHGIGTSEVEHVLATQTLRQKKAKNMLVRVDGQLPPGVTGKDVALAVIGEIGTAGGTGYVIEFAGEAIHGLSMEGRMTLCNLTIEGGAKAGLVAPDEKTFAYIQGKPAAPKGAAWDMALSHWKTFFTDEDAVFDRTVVIDGSALVPMVTWGTSPEDVIPVTGAVPDPESFATPDKRAAAHRALDYMGLKAGQPISEARIDRVFIGSCTNSRIEDMRAAAAVVQEAFLHGRMVAPHVKAMVVPGSGLVKEQAEAEGLDAIFKAAGFDWREPGCSMCLAMNPDKLAPGERCASTSNRNFEGRQGRAGRTHLVSPAMAAAAAIAGHLVDVRTLFSETAQ; from the coding sequence ATGTCCGGCAAAACCCTTTACGACAAGATCTGGGACGCCCACGTCGTCAGCGAAGCAGGCGGCGAAGCGATCCTCTATATCGACCTGCACCTCATCCACGAGGTGACCACGCCGCAGGCCTTCGCGGGCCTTCGCGCGGCCGGCCGCAAGGTGCGTCGGCCCGATCGCACGCTCGCCGTGGCCGACCACAACATCCCGACCGAAGGCCAATCGCTGGGCGTCGACGCCGTGGCGGACGAAGAAGCGCGCCTGCAGCTCAAGACCCTGGCCCGCAACGTCGCCGACAACGGCATCGAATTCTTCCCGATGGGCGACATCCGTAACGGCATCGTCCATGTGGTCGGACCCGAGCAGGGTCGCACCCAGCCGGGCATGACCATCGTCTGCGGCGACAGCCACACCTCGACCCACGGCGCCTTCGGGGCTCTGGCGCACGGCATCGGCACATCCGAGGTCGAGCACGTGCTGGCCACCCAGACCCTGCGACAGAAGAAGGCCAAGAACATGCTGGTCCGCGTCGACGGCCAGCTGCCGCCCGGCGTCACCGGCAAGGACGTGGCGCTCGCCGTGATCGGCGAGATCGGCACCGCCGGCGGCACCGGCTACGTCATCGAATTCGCCGGCGAGGCCATTCATGGTCTGTCGATGGAGGGCCGCATGACCCTCTGCAACCTGACCATCGAGGGCGGCGCCAAGGCCGGTCTGGTGGCCCCAGACGAGAAGACCTTCGCCTATATCCAGGGCAAGCCCGCCGCCCCCAAGGGCGCGGCCTGGGACATGGCGCTGAGCCACTGGAAGACCTTCTTCACCGACGAGGACGCCGTCTTCGACCGCACGGTCGTGATCGACGGCTCGGCCCTCGTGCCGATGGTCACCTGGGGCACCAGCCCAGAGGACGTCATCCCGGTCACCGGCGCCGTCCCCGATCCGGAAAGCTTCGCCACGCCGGACAAGCGCGCCGCCGCTCACCGGGCCCTGGACTATATGGGCCTGAAGGCCGGCCAGCCGATCTCGGAAGCCCGCATCGACCGCGTCTTCATCGGCTCGTGCACCAACAGCCGCATCGAAGACATGCGCGCCGCCGCCGCCGTGGTGCAGGAAGCCTTCCTGCACGGACGCATGGTGGCGCCGCACGTCAAGGCGATGGTGGTGCCCGGCTCTGGCCTGGTGAAGGAGCAGGCCGAGGCCGAGGGCCTGGACGCCATCTTCAAGGCCGCCGGCTTCGACTGGCGCGAGCCGGGCTGCTCGATGTGCCTGGCCATGAACCCCGACAAGCTGGCCCCAGGCGAGCGCTGCGCCTCGACCAGCAATCGCAACTTCGAAGGCCGCCAGGGCCGCGCCGGCCGCACCCACCTCGTCTCCCCCGCCATGGCGGCGGCGGCGGCGATCGCGGGCCACCTTGTCGATGTGCGCACCCTGTTCTCGGAGACCGCCCAATGA
- the leuD gene encoding 3-isopropylmalate dehydratase small subunit: protein MKAFTRLDGRAAPLELANIDTDQIIPKQFLKTVEREGLAKGLFYDFRFDADGNEISDFVLNKPEYKNASVLIAGDNFGCGSSREHAPWALMDFGIMCVISTSFADIFFNNCFNNGLLPVVVSPEDLALLMDEAKGGNHMVSVDLEAQTVISPSGKTIGFDIDPVRKEKMLKGLDAIGETLQHGGDIDLFESKRAISQPWLEA, encoded by the coding sequence ATGAAGGCCTTCACCCGCCTCGACGGCCGCGCGGCTCCGCTGGAGCTGGCCAATATCGACACCGACCAGATCATTCCCAAGCAGTTCCTCAAGACTGTGGAGCGCGAGGGGCTGGCCAAGGGCCTGTTCTACGACTTCCGCTTCGACGCCGACGGGAACGAGATCAGCGACTTCGTGCTGAACAAGCCGGAGTACAAGAACGCGTCCGTGCTGATCGCCGGGGACAATTTCGGCTGCGGCAGCTCGCGCGAGCATGCGCCCTGGGCGCTGATGGACTTCGGGATCATGTGCGTGATCTCGACCAGTTTCGCCGACATCTTCTTCAACAACTGCTTCAACAACGGCCTGCTGCCGGTGGTGGTCAGCCCGGAAGACCTCGCCCTGCTGATGGACGAGGCCAAGGGCGGCAACCACATGGTCAGCGTCGACCTCGAGGCCCAGACCGTGATCTCGCCCTCGGGCAAGACGATCGGCTTCGACATCGACCCGGTCCGTAAGGAAAAGATGCTGAAAGGTCTCGACGCCATCGGCGAGACCCTGCAGCACGGCGGCGACATCGACCTGTTCGAGAGCAAGCGCGCCATCAGCCAGCCCTGGCTGGAGGCTTAA
- a CDS encoding putative quinol monooxygenase, with protein MTIILAGTIRIAPERLSDLRPHLRAQVESSRAEPGCLDYALTEDPLDPGLIRVYEHFIDEEALAFHRASPHMAAWRACWPELGVGERRMSSFDVSAYREI; from the coding sequence ATGACCATCATCCTCGCCGGCACGATCCGCATAGCTCCCGAGCGCTTGTCCGACCTGCGGCCACACCTGCGCGCCCAGGTCGAAAGCAGCCGCGCCGAACCGGGTTGCCTGGACTATGCCCTGACCGAGGACCCGCTCGACCCAGGCCTGATCCGGGTCTACGAGCACTTCATCGACGAAGAAGCCCTGGCCTTCCATCGCGCCAGCCCGCACATGGCGGCCTGGCGGGCCTGCTGGCCGGAGCTCGGCGTCGGCGAACGCCGTATGTCTTCGTTCGACGTCTCCGCCTACCGCGAAATCTGA